The Candidatus Saccharimonadales bacterium DNA window TTCGATCGACCGGCGCTAGCATCGTCTTAGGGAATACCTACCATTTGCATGTTCAGCCGGGCGAAGACATAGTCGCGGCTGCCGGCGGAATCGCCTCATTTATGGGGTGGGATGGTCCGGTTTTGAGTGATTCGGGCGGGTTTCAGGTCTTCTCCTTGGGTAAGATCCGTAAAATAACCGACGAGGGCGTAACGTTCTCAGTTCCGCTTAGCGGCGACAAGATATTCATCTCCCCCGAGAAATCCATACAAATCCAGCACGAACTGGGCGCCGATATTATCATGGCCTTTGACGACGTCGTTGGCCTTAAGGAGGAACGCCACCGTACGCTGGAGGCGCTCGAGCGGACGCACCGCTGGCTGATCCGTTCAATAAAAGAGCACAAGCGCTTGAGTGCAGAAAAGAGTAAACAGCAATCAGCAAACAGCAGTTCGCAAATGAAAAATACCTGGCCCAAACTTTTTGGAATCATCCAAGGAGGGCTAGACAAAGGTTTACGGCAAAAATCATTAGACTTTGTACAAGGCCAGGCCATAGACGGCCT harbors:
- the tgt gene encoding tRNA guanosine(34) transglycosylase Tgt, giving the protein MFTEILRHENFSRAGRFKLGQTLVKTPVFMPVGTYGAVKGLTPGQVRSTGASIVLGNTYHLHVQPGEDIVAAAGGIASFMGWDGPVLSDSGGFQVFSLGKIRKITDEGVTFSVPLSGDKIFISPEKSIQIQHELGADIIMAFDDVVGLKEERHRTLEALERTHRWLIRSIKEHKRLSAEKSKQQSANSSSQMKNTWPKLFGIIQGGLDKGLRQKSLDFVQGQAIDGLAIGGLSVGESRQEMHDMLEFLADKYSSNHPRYLMGVGHPVDMRFAIEHGIDLFDCVLPTRNGRHGTVW